In Bosea vestrisii, the following are encoded in one genomic region:
- a CDS encoding MucR family transcriptional regulator produces the protein MSAMVVAAFVRHNRLPLAELAGLIEQTHAALGRLGQEPAAPPAEKPVPAVPIRKSVTPDAIYSLEDGKPFKSLKRHLRSAYDMSPDEYRAKWDLPADYPMVAPNYAETRSQMAKSLGLGRKKGQAAPQRREKRG, from the coding sequence TTGTCTGCGATGGTAGTCGCGGCCTTCGTTCGCCATAACCGCCTTCCCCTGGCCGAGCTTGCCGGTCTCATTGAACAGACCCATGCAGCGCTGGGCCGCCTCGGCCAGGAGCCGGCAGCCCCGCCGGCCGAAAAGCCTGTTCCGGCGGTCCCGATCAGGAAATCCGTGACGCCTGACGCCATCTACAGCCTGGAGGACGGCAAGCCGTTCAAATCGCTGAAACGGCATCTGCGCTCGGCCTACGACATGTCCCCGGACGAATACCGCGCCAAATGGGATCTGCCGGCCGATTATCCGATGGTCGCCCCGAACTACGCCGAAACGCGCTCGCAAATGGCCAAGAGCCTGGGCCTCGGCCGGAAGAAGGGGCAGGCCGCCCCGCAAAGGCGAGAGAAGAGGGGCTGA
- a CDS encoding TIGR02117 family protein: MLRVALILVALVLLSALAIVVGAIPLASGPAQPGERNVTIYVASNGFHSDIVLPTVSANRDWRPLLAVPPLTKPYRDAPFVAFGWGAETAYTELGTLADLSLGLILKATAFDRSVVHVQPVAAVQTGMDLRSFTISEAGYRALVGHVEASLELDEAGGPVILPGITHGAGDAFLRGRDRFWLLRSCNVWVGEGLRKAGLPVGLWTPLVQSLMWSLGPGDAGER, from the coding sequence ATGCTCCGCGTTGCGTTGATCTTGGTCGCATTGGTTCTCCTCTCCGCACTAGCGATCGTCGTTGGCGCCATTCCGCTTGCTTCCGGCCCGGCCCAGCCCGGCGAACGAAATGTCACGATCTATGTCGCGAGCAATGGCTTCCACAGCGACATCGTGCTGCCGACGGTAAGCGCAAATAGGGATTGGCGGCCGCTGCTGGCGGTCCCGCCATTGACCAAGCCCTATCGCGACGCGCCCTTTGTCGCTTTCGGCTGGGGCGCCGAGACGGCCTATACCGAGCTTGGCACCCTGGCCGATCTGTCGCTGGGCCTGATCCTGAAGGCCACCGCCTTCGATCGTTCTGTCGTGCATGTCCAGCCGGTGGCGGCGGTCCAGACAGGGATGGATCTGCGCAGCTTCACGATCAGCGAAGCGGGTTATCGCGCGCTCGTCGGCCATGTCGAGGCAAGCCTTGAGCTGGACGAGGCGGGCGGGCCCGTGATCCTGCCCGGAATCACGCATGGCGCCGGCGATGCTTTCCTGCGCGGGCGCGATCGCTTCTGGCTGTTGCGCAGCTGCAATGTCTGGGTCGGGGAGGGCCTGCGCAAGGCAGGCCTGCCGGTCGGGCTCTGGACGCCGCTCGTGCAATCGCTCATGTGGTCGCTCGGCCCTGGCGATGCCGGGGAGCGCTGA
- a CDS encoding class I mannose-6-phosphate isomerase, whose amino-acid sequence MALEPARLQAVPKPWGSRDLLPWSGIDHQGVAIGEIWLQRHDPAFEPALLLKLLFTCEALSIQVHPGDDAARAMGLTRGKTEAWYVLAAEPGATVAVGLQASLSGAQLRVAIEDGSIVEKMSWRTAAAGDVIFVPAGTIHAIGPGLVLAEIQQRSDTTFRLFDHGRGRELHVESGIAAANAGPAAEQAPPRRLGNARTLLVASPFFVLERLEFTAGSVWKLRARPETWLIVIAGDGWLGPAQAGVGEGCFAENETLSIEAGEEGLTCLVAYAAAAPSRDLLRPLAANDALTPMSAASRQQRQLTAPAVSPTPLMEARP is encoded by the coding sequence ATGGCTCTCGAACCGGCTCGCTTACAGGCCGTACCTAAACCCTGGGGTTCACGCGACCTCCTGCCGTGGAGCGGAATTGATCATCAAGGCGTCGCCATCGGTGAAATCTGGTTGCAGCGTCACGATCCGGCTTTCGAGCCAGCCTTGCTGCTCAAGCTGCTGTTCACATGCGAAGCCCTGTCGATCCAGGTACACCCGGGTGACGATGCCGCCCGGGCGATGGGGCTGACACGCGGCAAGACAGAGGCCTGGTACGTGCTTGCTGCCGAGCCCGGCGCCACGGTGGCGGTCGGCCTGCAGGCATCGCTCTCAGGGGCGCAGTTGCGAGTCGCGATCGAGGACGGCTCGATCGTTGAGAAGATGTCCTGGCGAACCGCCGCGGCGGGAGACGTCATCTTCGTGCCGGCGGGGACGATACACGCGATCGGTCCGGGCCTCGTGCTCGCCGAGATCCAGCAGCGCAGCGACACAACCTTCCGCCTGTTCGATCACGGCCGCGGTCGCGAGCTCCACGTCGAATCCGGCATTGCTGCCGCCAATGCCGGCCCAGCTGCGGAGCAGGCGCCGCCGCGGCGGCTCGGTAACGCCAGGACCCTGCTCGTGGCGAGCCCCTTCTTCGTGCTCGAACGGCTCGAGTTCACAGCGGGATCCGTGTGGAAACTGCGTGCCCGGCCCGAGACCTGGCTGATCGTGATCGCCGGCGATGGGTGGCTCGGCCCCGCGCAGGCTGGTGTCGGCGAGGGCTGCTTCGCTGAGAACGAGACCCTCTCCATCGAGGCAGGAGAAGAAGGCCTCACCTGCCTCGTGGCCTACGCGGCCGCAGCACCCAGCAGAGACCTTCTTCGCCCCCTTGCGGCCAATGACGCCCTCACACCGATGAGTGCCGCATCTCGCCAGCAACGCCAGCTCACCGCACCAGCCGTTTCGCCCACTCCCCTCATGGAGGCACGACCTTGA
- a CDS encoding ferritin-like domain-containing protein: protein MVTNTPKALDDLFHDMLKDVYYAEKQILKALPKMAKAANSAELKKAFEAHRTETEGHVERLGDVFEAIGKAPRGKTCDAILGILEEGKAVMEDYAGSPALDAGLVASAQAVEHYEMTRYGTLKSWAQQLGHKEAVTLLDATLAEETKTDELLTKISKSTNSAAVAKAA, encoded by the coding sequence ATGGTAACGAACACACCCAAAGCCCTCGACGACCTGTTCCACGACATGCTCAAGGACGTCTATTACGCCGAGAAGCAGATCCTGAAGGCCCTGCCCAAGATGGCGAAGGCGGCCAATTCCGCCGAGCTGAAGAAGGCTTTCGAGGCCCATCGCACCGAGACCGAAGGCCATGTCGAGCGTCTCGGCGACGTCTTCGAGGCGATCGGCAAGGCGCCCCGCGGCAAGACCTGCGACGCCATCCTCGGCATTCTCGAGGAAGGCAAGGCCGTCATGGAAGACTACGCCGGCAGCCCGGCACTCGATGCCGGCCTGGTGGCCTCCGCGCAGGCGGTCGAGCACTATGAGATGACCCGCTATGGCACCCTCAAATCCTGGGCCCAACAGCTTGGCCACAAGGAGGCCGTCACTTTGCTCGACGCGACCCTTGCCGAGGAGACCAAGACGGACGAGCTGCTGACCAAAATCAGCAAATCGACGAACTCGGCCGCCGTCGCGAAAGCGGCCTGA
- a CDS encoding alpha-amylase family glycosyl hydrolase, which produces MIAPWWQSGVIYQIYPRSFQDANSDGVGDLKGITRRLDYLAELGVDAIWISPIYPSPMADFGYDVSDYCDIDPRFGTLADFDDLLAQAHARGLKVLLDFVPNHTSDRHPWFAESRSSRSNPKRDWYLWRDPAPGGGPPNNWISDFGGPAWEWDEASGQYYYHAFLKEQPDLNWRNPAVRAAMHEVLRFWFDRGVDGFRIDVLWHLVKAADFPDNPPNPAYRPALGEMHRLLQLHSTDQPEVHGIAADMRTLTDAYGAAGRGERVLIGEIYLPVERLMRYYGEDRAGVHLPFNFQLIEAPWQARSLAALIAAYEAALPPGGWPNWVLGNHDRPRAATRLGESQARVAAMLLLTLRGTPTLYYGDELGLNDVPIPLDQTQDPRELREPGKGLGRDPVRTPMPWDGSAQAGFSTAPPWLPLNADWPARNVARQLAEPGSMLTLHRQLLAARRSHPALAIGDFALLDAEDDVLAHERRHGADRLVVALNLGARPQRLALPEWAHDCRPLLSTLADVTPIQDGALLLRPDEGVILTLAD; this is translated from the coding sequence ATGATCGCGCCATGGTGGCAGAGCGGCGTGATCTACCAGATCTACCCGCGCTCGTTCCAGGACGCCAACAGCGATGGGGTCGGCGACCTCAAGGGCATCACCCGGCGGCTGGACTACCTGGCCGAGCTGGGCGTCGATGCGATCTGGATTTCACCGATCTATCCCTCGCCGATGGCCGATTTCGGCTACGACGTCTCCGACTATTGCGACATCGATCCCCGCTTCGGCACCCTCGCCGATTTCGACGATCTGCTGGCGCAGGCCCATGCGCGCGGGCTCAAGGTCCTGCTCGATTTCGTGCCGAACCACACCTCCGACCGGCATCCCTGGTTCGCGGAGAGCCGGTCCTCGCGCAGCAATCCGAAACGGGACTGGTATCTCTGGCGTGATCCGGCCCCCGGAGGCGGGCCGCCCAACAACTGGATCAGCGATTTCGGCGGCCCGGCCTGGGAATGGGACGAGGCCAGCGGCCAGTATTACTACCATGCCTTCCTGAAGGAGCAGCCGGACCTCAACTGGCGCAATCCTGCGGTGCGGGCCGCGATGCACGAAGTGCTGCGCTTCTGGTTCGACCGCGGCGTCGACGGCTTCCGCATCGACGTGCTCTGGCACCTGGTCAAGGCCGCCGACTTTCCCGACAACCCGCCGAACCCGGCCTATCGGCCTGCGCTCGGCGAGATGCACCGCCTGCTCCAGCTGCATTCGACCGACCAGCCCGAGGTCCATGGCATCGCAGCCGACATGCGCACACTCACGGACGCGTATGGCGCGGCGGGGCGAGGCGAACGTGTGCTGATCGGAGAGATCTACCTGCCGGTCGAGCGGCTGATGCGCTATTACGGCGAGGATCGGGCCGGTGTGCACCTGCCTTTCAACTTCCAGCTCATCGAGGCGCCCTGGCAGGCACGGTCTCTGGCCGCGCTCATCGCCGCATACGAGGCGGCGCTGCCGCCCGGCGGTTGGCCGAACTGGGTGCTCGGCAATCATGACCGCCCGCGCGCCGCGACCAGGCTCGGGGAAAGCCAGGCCCGGGTCGCGGCGATGCTTTTGCTGACGCTGCGGGGCACGCCCACCCTCTATTATGGCGATGAGCTCGGCCTGAATGATGTGCCGATCCCGCTCGATCAGACCCAGGATCCGCGCGAGCTGCGCGAGCCGGGAAAGGGCCTCGGGCGCGATCCGGTCCGCACGCCGATGCCGTGGGACGGCAGCGCGCAGGCCGGCTTCAGCACGGCCCCGCCCTGGCTGCCGCTCAACGCCGACTGGCCGGCGCGGAACGTGGCGCGGCAGCTGGCCGAACCTGGCTCGATGCTGACGCTGCATCGCCAACTGCTCGCGGCCCGGCGCAGCCATCCTGCCTTGGCGATAGGTGATTTCGCGCTGCTGGATGCCGAGGACGACGTCCTGGCCCATGAGCGTCGGCATGGTGCGGACCGGCTGGTCGTGGCGCTCAATCTCGGGGCGCGGCCGCAGCGCCTGGCCTTGCCGGAATGGGCGCATGATTGCCGCCCCCTTCTCTCCACGCTTGCCGACGTAACGCCGATTCAGGACGGCGCATTGCTGCTGCGGCCCGATGAGGGCGTGATCCTGACGCTCGCCGACTGA
- a CDS encoding DUF1488 family protein, with translation MNSISSFEDDLMSLHFPNPIRRYDAARNCVCFWGSDSALEIAFEVELAALHGIDASAGPDEASTLRAYDGHLATIHKAAGAAYSRKRQSYHRLTASDF, from the coding sequence TTGAACTCGATCAGCTCCTTCGAGGATGATCTCATGAGTCTCCACTTCCCCAATCCGATCCGACGGTATGACGCCGCTCGAAACTGCGTCTGTTTCTGGGGCTCCGATTCCGCGCTGGAGATTGCATTCGAGGTCGAACTCGCGGCGTTGCACGGTATCGACGCTTCAGCCGGTCCGGACGAAGCGTCGACGCTAAGGGCGTATGATGGGCACCTTGCGACCATTCATAAAGCCGCCGGGGCCGCTTATTCCCGCAAGCGCCAGAGCTACCATCGCTTGACGGCCTCCGACTTCTAG
- a CDS encoding prolyl-tRNA synthetase associated domain-containing protein, producing MNFALPIDIPKPAAPADLIAALDALGLATTRIDHVAVFTVAESKELRGKVPGHHTKNLFLKDKKGKLFLVSALESTRIDLKRLHETLGASGRLSFGSAELLMETLGVTPGSVTAFAVINDRGRRVTMVLDAALMDGDRMNFHPLINTATLGIARDDMLAFLRATGHEPQIVELPVPSDDGQNG from the coding sequence ATGAACTTCGCCCTGCCGATCGATATACCAAAGCCGGCGGCACCCGCCGACCTGATCGCCGCACTTGACGCGCTCGGCCTCGCGACCACGCGCATCGACCATGTCGCGGTCTTCACCGTCGCCGAATCGAAGGAATTGCGCGGCAAGGTCCCCGGCCACCACACCAAGAACCTGTTCCTCAAGGACAAGAAGGGGAAGCTCTTCCTGGTCTCGGCGCTGGAGAGCACGCGGATCGACCTGAAGCGGCTGCACGAGACGCTCGGCGCTAGCGGCCGGCTCTCCTTCGGTTCGGCGGAGCTCCTAATGGAGACGCTCGGGGTTACGCCGGGCTCGGTCACGGCCTTCGCCGTGATCAACGATCGCGGCAGGCGCGTTACCATGGTGCTCGACGCCGCCTTGATGGACGGGGATCGCATGAACTTCCATCCGCTGATCAACACGGCGACGCTCGGCATCGCACGCGACGACATGCTCGCCTTCCTGCGCGCAACCGGGCACGAGCCGCAGATCGTTGAACTTCCAGTGCCGTCGGACGATGGACAGAATGGCTGA
- a CDS encoding glycosyltransferase family 4 protein, which translates to MNPLHRIAFIGNSLPRRCGIATFTTDLQQAVAASDPDLATSIVAMNDGDGYDYPGSVGFQIREDQIQDYAGAADFLNAGRFDVVSLQHEFGIFGGEAGAHVTGLLSRLTMPVVTTLHTVLSEPSPAQRSVMERIVDSSSRVVVMAEKGRDLLRTIYRLPADKIEVIAHGIPDFAFVEPDDAKARHGFAGRSVILTFGLLSPNKGIEVMIDAMPSILRRRPDAIYVVLGATHPHLVREQGETYRIGLQKRVHELGIEDNVVFLDQFVDRETLLGFISMCDVYVTPYLNEAQMTSGTLAYSFGLGKAVVSTPYWHAQELLADGRGVLVPFGDVVATGDEIAALLTDAERRQAMRRRAYASSRSMTWEQTAKRYLATFETVRRGRVLNVVAGPAQARPFLQPSAPPELRTEHLHCMCDDTGLFQHAVHSVPDRTHGYCVDDNARALLLSCALGGGGEQRLPEPLTARFASFVQHAWNPQAQRFRNFMSFDRRWLEEVGSEDSHGRTLWALGECARSDTSPSRRRWATALFAEALPVVESFSSPRAWGFALLGLDAYCAVVAAPPSTIRLRSLLADRLLGLLSTVETPDWAWFEEGLSYDNARLPQALIATGLSMQAPVYVEAGLRSLRWLVGVQSTPAGLFRPVGSDSFSDRLSPPKAFDQQPLEATATISACLAAWRADGDPQWRAEAVRAFAWFMGENDLSTPLVDLDTGACRDGLHRDRPNENRGGESVVSYLLSLAEIRQLSRMSGDRPKLAPLRVLHA; encoded by the coding sequence TTGAACCCGCTTCACCGCATCGCCTTCATCGGCAACTCGCTGCCGCGCCGCTGCGGCATCGCGACCTTCACCACGGATCTGCAGCAGGCGGTCGCCGCATCGGACCCCGATCTGGCAACCTCCATCGTGGCGATGAACGATGGTGACGGTTACGACTATCCAGGCTCCGTCGGCTTCCAGATCCGCGAAGACCAAATACAGGATTATGCGGGCGCTGCCGATTTCCTGAATGCCGGCCGGTTCGACGTGGTCTCGCTGCAGCACGAATTCGGCATCTTCGGCGGCGAAGCGGGCGCGCATGTCACAGGATTGCTGTCGCGTTTGACGATGCCGGTCGTCACCACGCTCCATACCGTTTTGTCGGAGCCAAGCCCGGCACAGCGCAGCGTCATGGAGCGGATCGTCGATTCCTCCTCCCGGGTGGTCGTCATGGCCGAGAAAGGGCGCGACTTGCTGCGCACAATCTATCGGCTTCCCGCCGACAAGATCGAGGTGATCGCGCACGGCATTCCCGATTTCGCCTTTGTCGAACCGGACGACGCCAAGGCCAGGCACGGCTTCGCCGGCCGCTCGGTCATCCTGACCTTCGGCCTGCTGTCGCCCAACAAGGGCATCGAGGTAATGATCGATGCGATGCCGTCGATCCTGAGACGGCGGCCCGACGCCATCTACGTCGTCCTGGGTGCAACACACCCCCATCTCGTCCGCGAGCAGGGCGAAACCTATCGCATCGGCTTGCAGAAGCGTGTCCACGAGCTCGGCATCGAGGACAATGTCGTCTTCCTCGACCAGTTCGTCGATCGCGAGACGCTGCTCGGCTTCATCTCGATGTGCGACGTCTACGTCACGCCTTATCTCAACGAGGCGCAAATGACCTCGGGCACGCTGGCCTACAGCTTCGGCCTCGGAAAGGCGGTCGTCTCGACGCCCTATTGGCATGCCCAGGAATTGCTTGCCGACGGCCGCGGCGTCCTGGTGCCGTTCGGCGACGTCGTCGCGACCGGCGACGAGATCGCAGCTTTGCTGACCGATGCCGAGAGGCGGCAGGCCATGCGCCGGCGCGCCTATGCCAGCAGCCGCTCCATGACCTGGGAACAGACCGCAAAGCGCTACCTCGCCACATTCGAGACGGTGCGCCGCGGCCGCGTGCTGAACGTGGTCGCCGGACCGGCGCAGGCAAGGCCGTTCCTCCAGCCTTCGGCGCCACCGGAGCTGCGCACCGAGCATCTCCATTGCATGTGCGACGATACCGGCCTGTTCCAGCATGCCGTTCATTCCGTGCCCGACCGCACGCATGGCTACTGCGTCGACGATAATGCCCGCGCACTGCTGCTCTCCTGCGCTCTCGGCGGAGGCGGCGAGCAACGCTTGCCCGAGCCGCTGACGGCGCGCTTCGCGTCCTTCGTCCAGCACGCCTGGAATCCGCAGGCGCAGCGTTTCCGCAATTTCATGAGCTTCGATCGACGCTGGCTCGAGGAGGTCGGCTCGGAAGACAGCCATGGCCGCACGCTCTGGGCTCTTGGCGAGTGCGCGCGCAGCGACACGAGCCCGTCGCGGCGGCGCTGGGCGACTGCGCTGTTCGCCGAGGCCTTGCCTGTCGTCGAGAGCTTCAGCTCACCCCGTGCCTGGGGTTTCGCACTGCTCGGCCTCGATGCCTACTGCGCCGTGGTCGCGGCGCCGCCCTCGACCATCCGGCTGCGCTCCTTGCTGGCGGACCGCCTGCTCGGCTTGCTGTCGACGGTCGAGACGCCGGACTGGGCCTGGTTCGAGGAAGGCCTCTCCTACGACAATGCCCGGCTGCCCCAGGCACTGATCGCCACCGGGCTTTCGATGCAGGCTCCCGTCTATGTCGAGGCTGGCCTGCGCTCGCTGCGCTGGCTGGTCGGGGTGCAGAGCACGCCCGCCGGTCTGTTCAGGCCCGTGGGCTCGGACAGCTTCAGCGACAGGCTTAGCCCGCCGAAGGCATTCGACCAGCAGCCACTGGAGGCCACTGCGACCATCTCGGCTTGCCTCGCTGCCTGGCGTGCCGATGGCGACCCGCAATGGCGGGCAGAAGCAGTGAGAGCTTTCGCCTGGTTCATGGGTGAGAACGATCTGTCGACCCCGCTGGTCGACCTGGATACCGGCGCCTGCCGCGACGGCCTGCACCGCGATCGGCCCAATGAGAACCGCGGCGGCGAATCCGTGGTATCCTACCTTCTCAGCCTCGCCGAGATTCGCCAGCTTTCCCGCATGAGCGGGGACCGCCCGAAACTGGCGCCGCTTCGGGTCTTGCACGCCTGA
- a CDS encoding glycosyltransferase family 4 protein, which yields MRIAMLAPISWRTPPRHYGPWELVTSLLTEALVARGVDVTLFATKDSLTAGTLAGVCPAPYSEDPTIDAKVWELLHVAHVFERAGEFDLIHNQADFVPLAFSRLVDTPVVTTIHGFSSERILPAFKTYEDLVHYVAISAADRHPDLRYAATIHHGIRLEDFPFDPIGSDDLLFFGRIHPDKGAAEAIAAARGAGRRLVMAGIVQDQGYYDAQVAPALAGESVVYLGPVGGSVRTHALGSAKALLHLINFEEPFGLSVIEALACGTPVIASRRGSMPELIEHGVTGFLVDSTEEAVAAIARLSEIDRAACRAAVAARFTVDRMADHYLELYRSILG from the coding sequence TTGCGCATCGCCATGCTGGCGCCGATCTCCTGGCGCACGCCGCCGCGCCATTACGGCCCATGGGAGCTGGTGACGAGCCTGCTGACCGAGGCGCTCGTGGCGCGCGGCGTCGACGTCACCCTGTTCGCCACGAAAGACAGCCTCACGGCGGGTACCTTGGCCGGCGTCTGCCCTGCGCCCTATTCCGAGGATCCGACGATCGACGCCAAGGTCTGGGAGCTGCTGCACGTCGCCCATGTCTTCGAGCGCGCCGGCGAGTTCGACTTGATCCACAACCAGGCCGATTTCGTGCCGCTCGCCTTCTCGCGCCTGGTCGATACGCCGGTGGTGACGACGATCCACGGCTTCTCCTCGGAGCGCATCCTGCCGGCCTTCAAGACCTATGAGGACCTGGTCCACTATGTTGCCATCAGCGCTGCCGATAGGCACCCCGATCTGCGCTATGCGGCGACGATCCACCACGGCATCCGGCTTGAGGATTTCCCGTTCGATCCGATTGGGAGCGACGACCTGCTGTTCTTCGGCCGCATCCACCCCGACAAGGGCGCGGCCGAGGCGATCGCCGCCGCGCGCGGCGCCGGGCGGCGGCTGGTCATGGCCGGTATCGTCCAGGACCAAGGCTATTACGACGCGCAGGTCGCCCCCGCGCTGGCTGGCGAGAGCGTCGTCTATCTCGGCCCCGTCGGCGGCAGCGTCCGCACGCATGCACTTGGCTCGGCCAAGGCGCTGCTTCACCTGATCAACTTCGAGGAGCCGTTCGGCTTGTCGGTGATCGAGGCGCTCGCCTGCGGAACGCCGGTCATCGCCTCACGGCGCGGGTCGATGCCGGAGCTGATCGAGCACGGCGTGACCGGTTTCCTGGTCGACAGCACCGAGGAAGCCGTGGCTGCGATCGCGCGCCTCTCCGAAATCGACCGCGCCGCCTGCCGGGCAGCGGTCGCGGCGCGCTTCACCGTCGACCGCATGGCCGATCATTATCTCGAGCTGTATCGCTCCATCCTCGGATGA
- the trxA gene encoding thioredoxin, with the protein MLVNGDAAPDQGLIKDTTTQGFRQDVVTESMNQPVLVDFWAPWCGPCKQLTPVIEKVVNEAGGKVKLVKMNIDEHPAIPGQLGIQSIPAVIAFQRGQPVDGFMGAQPESQVKAFIEKLVGPIGPGPIEEVLAAAAEALEAGDAAGASELYAEVLAAEPENVVAIAGLARLHLDAGDIEGAKGFLAMVPETKTQESAVAAVRAAVELAEQAASLGDTAELEAKLAANPKDHQARFDLALALNGRDRREEAVDHLIAIIKADRKWNDDGARKQLLQLFEAWGPMDEHSVAGRRKLSVLLFS; encoded by the coding sequence ATGCTGGTCAATGGCGACGCGGCCCCGGACCAGGGGCTGATCAAGGATACGACGACGCAGGGCTTTCGCCAGGATGTCGTCACCGAATCGATGAACCAGCCGGTGCTGGTCGATTTCTGGGCGCCCTGGTGCGGCCCGTGCAAGCAGCTCACCCCGGTGATCGAGAAGGTGGTCAACGAGGCCGGCGGCAAGGTCAAGCTGGTCAAGATGAACATCGACGAGCATCCGGCGATTCCGGGCCAGCTCGGCATCCAGTCTATTCCCGCGGTGATCGCCTTCCAGCGTGGCCAGCCGGTGGACGGCTTCATGGGCGCTCAGCCCGAGAGCCAGGTGAAGGCCTTCATCGAGAAGCTCGTGGGGCCAATTGGCCCCGGGCCGATCGAGGAGGTGCTGGCAGCTGCGGCGGAGGCGCTGGAGGCAGGCGACGCCGCCGGTGCGAGCGAACTCTATGCCGAGGTTCTCGCAGCCGAGCCGGAGAACGTCGTGGCGATCGCCGGCCTGGCACGCTTGCATCTCGACGCCGGCGACATCGAGGGCGCCAAGGGCTTCCTCGCGATGGTGCCGGAAACGAAGACGCAGGAATCGGCCGTGGCTGCGGTCAGGGCCGCGGTCGAGCTTGCCGAGCAGGCTGCCTCGCTCGGCGACACGGCAGAGCTCGAGGCCAAGCTCGCTGCCAACCCGAAGGACCATCAGGCCCGTTTCGATCTGGCTTTGGCGCTGAATGGCCGCGACAGGCGCGAGGAGGCGGTCGATCATCTGATCGCGATCATCAAGGCCGATCGCAAATGGAACGACGACGGCGCCCGCAAGCAGCTGCTGCAGCTGTTCGAGGCCTGGGGGCCGATGGACGAGCACAGCGTCGCCGGCCGTCGCAAGCTGTCGGTCCTGCTGTTTTCGTGA
- a CDS encoding glycoside hydrolase family 130 protein, with amino-acid sequence MSQATFLNRQALHLHPDPARVVVRRFGPSPDPRDMNPTDKLRANHIVARVMGLDHEAAASQLAEVLENFNGRHRNLLERFEARADEMEEVFTVHGAFTKTQRRLVGSYFLHEYSFEAAALFNPSIVLHPDQSGAPPGGCRFILSVRAVGEGHISSLTFRSGTVAADGSLSVDPTSRLATIATFRNRMVRLDGDDVEVVFSPDGDISERVIFPITASQSNGIEDARFVAFDEGGRTVFRATYTAYNGRGIRSELIETTDFLSFRMSPLRGSAAVNKGMALFPRKIGGRYAMIARQDNENLYLVYSDDLMNWDGGVAILKPQYPWEFIQIGTCGSPIELDEGWLLFTHGVGPVRRYAIGAVLLDKKDPSRVLARSREPLVRPEPSEREGYVPNVVYTCGAMRHGGQIVLPYAVSDTYCNFATIRIEALLQALDPVAAEETHDLRQGAAH; translated from the coding sequence GTGTCGCAAGCCACCTTCCTGAACCGGCAGGCCTTGCACCTGCATCCGGATCCCGCCCGGGTCGTGGTGCGCCGTTTCGGGCCTTCGCCCGATCCGCGCGACATGAACCCGACCGACAAGCTGCGTGCGAACCACATCGTCGCTCGCGTGATGGGACTGGACCATGAGGCGGCAGCAAGCCAGCTCGCCGAGGTGCTGGAGAACTTCAACGGCCGGCACCGGAACCTGCTGGAGCGCTTCGAGGCGCGCGCCGACGAGATGGAAGAGGTGTTCACGGTCCACGGCGCGTTCACCAAAACGCAGCGCCGGCTGGTCGGATCTTACTTCCTGCACGAGTATTCGTTCGAGGCTGCGGCACTCTTCAACCCGAGCATCGTCTTGCACCCCGACCAGTCCGGTGCTCCGCCAGGCGGGTGTCGTTTCATTCTCAGCGTGCGCGCGGTCGGCGAGGGGCATATCTCATCCCTGACCTTCCGCTCGGGCACGGTCGCCGCCGACGGCAGCCTGAGCGTCGATCCGACCTCCCGTCTCGCGACGATTGCCACCTTCCGCAACCGCATGGTGCGCCTCGATGGCGATGACGTCGAGGTGGTGTTCTCCCCGGATGGCGACATCAGCGAGCGGGTGATCTTTCCAATCACGGCTTCTCAGTCGAATGGCATCGAGGATGCGCGCTTCGTCGCGTTCGACGAGGGTGGGCGAACCGTGTTCCGCGCGACCTACACGGCCTATAACGGCAGGGGGATACGCTCCGAGCTGATCGAGACCACCGACTTCCTGTCGTTCCGGATGTCACCGCTGCGAGGCAGCGCTGCCGTGAACAAGGGGATGGCGTTGTTTCCGCGCAAGATCGGCGGCCGCTACGCCATGATCGCGCGGCAGGACAACGAGAACCTCTATCTCGTCTATTCGGACGATCTCATGAACTGGGACGGCGGGGTCGCGATCCTGAAGCCGCAATATCCCTGGGAGTTCATTCAGATCGGGACCTGCGGTTCGCCGATCGAGCTCGATGAGGGCTGGCTGCTCTTCACCCATGGCGTCGGGCCGGTACGGCGCTATGCGATCGGCGCCGTCCTTCTCGACAAGAAGGATCCGTCGAGGGTGCTTGCGCGCTCACGCGAACCTCTAGTCCGACCGGAGCCGTCCGAGCGCGAGGGCTACGTTCCCAACGTCGTCTATACCTGCGGCGCGATGCGTCATGGCGGACAGATCGTCCTGCCCTACGCGGTCTCCGACACCTACTGCAATTTCGCGACGATCAGGATCGAGGCGCTACTGCAGGCCCTGGATCCCGTTGCTGCGGAAGAGACCCACGATCTGCGGCAGGGCGCCGCTCATTGA